A genome region from Psychrobacter jeotgali includes the following:
- a CDS encoding electron transfer flavoprotein-ubiquinone oxidoreductase produces the protein MEFDVIVVGGGPAGLSAAIRLRQLAIEAGNDEFMVCVVEKGSEFGAHILSGAVIEPRALNELIPDWKEKGAPLNVPAIEDRVYMLSSATRSTKLMDSIVPATMHNEGNYIVSLGNVVRWLAEQAEELEVMMFPGFPAADIIYNDDGSVKGILTGDMGVAADGEAKPSFEPGYELLAKYTIFAEGSRGHLGKRLISRFNLDADSDPQHYGIGLKELWEVSPEKHEEGVVMHGSGWPLTDTNSSGGWWLYFDEGNQVSFGMVIDLSYSNPYMSPFDELQRLKLHPLIRNILEGGKRISYGARALTKGGLNSLPKFTFPGGVLAGDDAGFLNPAKIKGTHTSMKSGMLAAEAIFEALQAGRQHDDVIAYSTMYKESWLYQDNYESRNFAPAMHRMGQWMGGAFTFIEHNLLRGKMPLTIHDNLPDYDQLERAALAYQPVYPKPDGKLVFDKLSSVFISNTNHAEDQPAHLKLTDPTVPVSINLPLYAEPARLYCPAGVYEVVKDAEGAKFVINAQNCVHCKTCDIKDPSQNITWVTPEGGGGPNYPNM, from the coding sequence ATGGAGTTCGATGTTATCGTTGTGGGTGGTGGACCTGCCGGTCTGTCAGCCGCTATTCGCCTACGTCAACTGGCTATCGAAGCAGGCAACGATGAGTTTATGGTGTGTGTAGTCGAAAAAGGTTCTGAATTCGGTGCCCACATCTTATCTGGAGCCGTTATTGAGCCGCGAGCTTTGAATGAGTTGATTCCAGATTGGAAAGAGAAAGGGGCACCATTAAATGTGCCTGCTATTGAAGATCGTGTCTATATGTTGAGCTCCGCTACGCGCTCAACCAAGCTTATGGATTCAATCGTTCCAGCGACTATGCACAATGAAGGCAATTATATTGTTTCACTAGGCAATGTGGTGCGTTGGCTCGCTGAACAAGCAGAAGAGCTTGAAGTTATGATGTTCCCAGGCTTCCCTGCCGCTGATATCATCTATAACGATGATGGTTCTGTAAAAGGTATCTTGACTGGAGATATGGGTGTTGCCGCTGACGGTGAAGCCAAACCTAGTTTTGAGCCCGGTTATGAGCTCCTAGCCAAGTATACTATCTTTGCTGAAGGCTCTCGTGGTCACCTTGGTAAGCGTCTAATCAGTCGCTTCAATTTAGATGCTGATAGCGATCCGCAACACTACGGCATTGGCCTTAAAGAGCTTTGGGAGGTTTCACCCGAAAAGCATGAAGAAGGCGTGGTCATGCATGGTTCAGGCTGGCCTTTAACCGATACCAACTCCTCTGGGGGCTGGTGGTTATACTTTGATGAAGGCAATCAAGTGAGTTTCGGTATGGTCATAGACCTCTCCTACTCAAACCCTTATATGTCACCATTTGATGAATTACAGCGCTTGAAGCTCCATCCATTGATTCGTAACATCTTAGAGGGCGGCAAACGCATCTCTTATGGCGCTAGAGCTTTGACCAAAGGCGGACTCAACTCCTTGCCAAAATTCACTTTCCCAGGTGGGGTTTTAGCGGGTGATGATGCTGGTTTCTTGAACCCTGCTAAAATCAAAGGCACACATACCTCAATGAAGTCAGGTATGCTGGCCGCCGAAGCTATCTTTGAAGCGTTGCAAGCAGGTCGTCAACATGATGATGTGATTGCTTATAGCACTATGTACAAAGAATCATGGCTCTATCAGGACAATTACGAATCTCGCAACTTTGCACCGGCGATGCATCGCATGGGTCAATGGATGGGAGGGGCTTTTACCTTTATCGAGCACAACTTGTTACGTGGCAAAATGCCTCTAACTATCCATGATAATTTACCTGACTACGATCAGCTCGAGCGTGCCGCACTTGCCTATCAGCCCGTTTATCCCAAGCCTGATGGCAAGTTAGTATTTGATAAGCTCTCATCAGTGTTTATCTCTAACACCAACCACGCTGAGGACCAACCAGCGCATTTAAAGCTGACCGATCCTACTGTGCCGGTTTCGATCAACCTTCCATTATATGCAGAGCCTGCACGTTTATATTGCCCAGCTGGTGTTTATGAAGTGGTCAAAGACGCAGAAGGTGCTAAGTTCGTTATCAATGCGCAAAACTGCGTACACTGTAAAACCTGTGATATCAAAGACCCTTCACAGAATATTACTTGGGTAACTCCTGAAGGTGGCGGTGGTCCTAATTACCCTAATATGTAA